Proteins from a genomic interval of Kitasatospora herbaricolor:
- a CDS encoding ATP-dependent DNA ligase yields the protein MLLRHLARTSRDMAAEPARTAKITLLAECLRALAPEEVPAAVALLSGESQRMRIGVGPAALRELPAAAAEATLGVLETERTLLRLAAVQGPGSRAERRRLLDELFGRATEEEQDFLRAVLAGELRQGALDAVMADAVARAAGVPGAAVRRALMFRGSARAVAEAALSGGVPALAAFRLEVGRPVRPMLAASAPDVAAALERTGPAGLEWKLDGIRIQVHRDGDEVAVFTRGLDEITGRLPEVVEAARSLPVRSAVLDGEAIALAPDGRPRPFQVTAARTASRQDPTRLRAEVPLHAFFFDLLHLDGEDLVDRPAHQRWSALAGAVPEALRVPAVETDDPATAGAFFRRVLARGHEGVLVKDREAPYAAGRRGAGWIKVKPHHTLDLVVLAAEWGSGRRRGFLSNLHLGARAGDGPGPGPWVMLGKTFKGLTDELLAWQTAQLLAREVERDSYTVRVRPELVVEIAFDGLQRSSRYPAGLALRFARVVRYREDKPAAEADTVATVRAIAEAGGLGG from the coding sequence ATGCTGCTCCGGCATCTCGCCCGCACCTCGCGGGACATGGCCGCCGAGCCGGCCCGTACCGCCAAGATCACCCTGCTGGCCGAGTGCCTGCGCGCGCTGGCGCCCGAGGAGGTGCCGGCCGCCGTCGCGCTGCTCTCCGGCGAGTCGCAGCGGATGCGGATCGGGGTCGGCCCGGCGGCGCTGCGCGAACTCCCGGCCGCCGCGGCCGAGGCCACCCTCGGCGTCCTGGAGACCGAACGGACACTGCTCCGGCTGGCCGCCGTGCAGGGGCCGGGTTCCCGGGCCGAACGCCGCCGGCTGCTGGACGAATTGTTCGGCCGCGCCACCGAGGAGGAGCAGGACTTCCTGCGGGCGGTGCTGGCGGGTGAGCTGCGGCAGGGCGCCCTGGACGCGGTGATGGCGGACGCCGTCGCCCGGGCCGCCGGCGTACCCGGCGCGGCCGTCCGGCGGGCGCTGATGTTCCGCGGTTCCGCCCGCGCCGTCGCGGAGGCCGCGCTGAGCGGCGGGGTCCCCGCGCTGGCGGCCTTCCGGCTCGAAGTGGGCCGCCCGGTCCGGCCGATGCTGGCCGCCTCCGCCCCCGACGTCGCCGCCGCGCTGGAGCGGACCGGCCCGGCCGGGCTGGAGTGGAAGCTCGACGGCATCCGGATCCAGGTGCACCGGGACGGCGACGAGGTCGCGGTGTTCACCCGGGGGCTCGACGAGATCACCGGCCGACTCCCCGAGGTGGTCGAGGCGGCCAGGTCGCTACCGGTGCGCAGCGCCGTCCTGGACGGCGAGGCGATCGCGCTGGCGCCCGACGGGCGGCCGCGCCCCTTCCAGGTGACCGCCGCCCGGACGGCCTCCCGGCAGGATCCGACGCGGCTGCGGGCCGAGGTGCCGCTGCACGCCTTCTTCTTCGATCTGCTGCACCTGGACGGCGAGGACCTGGTCGACCGGCCGGCCCACCAGCGCTGGTCGGCGCTGGCCGGCGCCGTCCCGGAGGCGCTGCGGGTGCCGGCCGTCGAGACGGACGACCCGGCGACGGCCGGGGCGTTCTTCCGCCGGGTGCTGGCGCGGGGTCATGAGGGCGTCCTGGTCAAGGACCGGGAGGCGCCGTACGCGGCCGGCCGGCGCGGGGCCGGGTGGATCAAGGTCAAACCGCACCACACCCTGGACCTGGTGGTCCTGGCGGCGGAGTGGGGCAGCGGACGCCGCCGGGGCTTCCTCAGCAATCTGCACCTGGGCGCCCGGGCCGGCGACGGGCCCGGGCCCGGGCCGTGGGTGATGCTCGGCAAGACCTTCAAGGGCCTCACGGACGAGTTGCTGGCCTGGCAGACCGCCCAACTGCTGGCGCGGGAGGTCGAGCGGGACTCCTACACCGTCCGGGTGCGCCCCGAGCTGGTGGTGGAGATCGCCTTCGACGGGCTGCAGCGCAGCTCCCGCTACCCCGCCGGGCTGGCCCTGCGCTTCGCCCGGGTGGTGCGCTACCGCGAGGACAAGCCGGCCGCCGAGGCGGACACCGTCGCCACCGTCCGGGCCATCGCCGAGGCCGGCGGCCTGGGCGGCTGA
- a CDS encoding M1 family metallopeptidase, whose translation MIALLVARTGLAAALAVTGATTVHRDGAGPAPGRAPDLFRAAAPATPGDPVFPGLGNAGYDALAYHLAFDYREDSRTVDAVAEMTARSTADLPWFELDALGLSVHGVRVDGRPAAFALHDEKLRVTPAATVRRGSGLTVSVAYSADPRAPLPHSGWVPTTDGFALAGQPNSAHTVFPCNDHPSDKAAYTVRVTAPSRLLGVAGGTLTDTEEHGGRTTRSYVMRDPTAAELVQVAVGDYLVRERPLPGGPRLRDVVPVGRAAALGPALDLTAAQLAWAERHLGAYPFEAYGLLPVDTDDPAAFGFTGLETQTLTLYKPGFLTHPEPRIGAHMMHELVHSWFGDSVSPRTWADLWLNEGHADYYGMLYRYERGWPDGLGLTSLEAALRQVYAQGDQWRLDSGPVAAPTRTGLFDSQRYAGGVLVLFALREKVGAAVFDRIERTFLARYRHGVASTGDFVATAGEVAGQDLSGFLTEWLYGTRTPPMPGHPDWTVAAPVPGGLASRSRPQGSATL comes from the coding sequence ATGATCGCACTGCTCGTCGCACGGACCGGCCTCGCCGCCGCCCTCGCCGTCACGGGTGCCACCACCGTCCACCGGGACGGAGCCGGCCCGGCCCCGGGCCGGGCCCCGGACCTCTTCCGGGCCGCCGCGCCCGCCACCCCCGGCGACCCGGTCTTCCCGGGTCTCGGCAACGCGGGGTACGACGCGCTCGCCTACCACCTCGCCTTCGACTACCGGGAGGACAGCCGGACCGTCGACGCCGTCGCGGAGATGACCGCGCGCAGCACCGCGGACCTGCCGTGGTTCGAACTCGACGCGCTGGGCCTGTCGGTGCACGGGGTGCGGGTCGACGGGCGGCCCGCGGCCTTCGCCCTGCACGACGAGAAGCTGCGGGTCACCCCGGCGGCCACCGTCCGGCGCGGGTCGGGCCTGACGGTCAGCGTCGCGTACTCCGCCGACCCGCGGGCGCCGCTCCCGCACAGCGGCTGGGTCCCGACCACCGACGGGTTCGCCCTGGCGGGGCAGCCGAACAGCGCGCACACGGTCTTCCCGTGCAACGACCACCCGAGCGACAAGGCCGCGTACACCGTCCGGGTGACGGCGCCGAGCCGCCTGCTGGGGGTGGCCGGCGGCACCCTCACCGACACCGAGGAGCACGGCGGCCGCACCACCCGCAGCTACGTGATGCGCGACCCGACCGCCGCCGAGCTGGTCCAGGTCGCGGTCGGCGACTACCTGGTGCGGGAGCGCCCGCTGCCCGGCGGCCCGCGGCTGCGCGACGTCGTGCCGGTGGGCCGGGCGGCCGCGCTCGGGCCCGCGCTGGACCTCACGGCGGCTCAGCTGGCCTGGGCCGAACGGCACCTCGGGGCGTATCCCTTCGAGGCCTACGGGCTGCTGCCGGTGGACACCGACGACCCGGCGGCGTTCGGGTTCACCGGTCTGGAGACCCAGACCCTGACGCTCTACAAGCCCGGATTCCTGACCCACCCGGAGCCCCGGATCGGGGCGCACATGATGCACGAGCTGGTGCACTCCTGGTTCGGCGACAGCGTCTCGCCCCGGACCTGGGCCGACCTCTGGCTGAACGAGGGTCACGCCGACTACTACGGCATGCTGTACCGCTACGAGCGGGGCTGGCCGGACGGCCTCGGCCTCACCTCGCTGGAGGCCGCCCTGCGCCAGGTCTACGCGCAGGGCGACCAGTGGCGGCTCGACTCCGGACCGGTCGCGGCCCCCACCCGGACCGGCCTCTTCGACAGCCAGCGCTACGCCGGCGGGGTGCTGGTCCTGTTCGCCCTGCGGGAGAAGGTCGGTGCGGCGGTCTTCGACCGGATCGAGCGGACGTTCCTGGCCCGGTACCGGCACGGGGTAGCCTCCACCGGCGACTTCGTCGCGACCGCCGGCGAGGTGGCCGGCCAGGACCTGAGCGGGTTCCTGACGGAATGGCTCTACGGCACCCGCACCCCGCCGATGCCGGGCCACCCGGACTGGACGGTTGCGGCGCCCGTCCCCGGCGGCCTCGCGTCCCGCAGCAGGCCGCAGGGCTCCGCGACGCTCTGA
- a CDS encoding TetR/AcrR family transcriptional regulator, whose translation MPERRRGAALEKALLDAAWEELAENGYARFTMDAVAQRAGTSPSVLYRRWSDRDDLVRAATVHVLEEYRLDTPDTGSLRGDVLALMREINATRVRFITVMGAHLAGYYQETGTSPADLRDPFVTGRAKALDVLFDRAVERGEIAPEPLAERVKSLPFDLLRHEILTTFAPVPDHVLEEIVDTVFLPLVR comes from the coding sequence ATGCCCGAGCGGCGCCGCGGAGCGGCACTGGAGAAAGCACTCCTGGACGCGGCCTGGGAGGAACTGGCGGAGAACGGCTACGCCCGGTTCACCATGGACGCCGTCGCCCAGCGCGCGGGCACCAGCCCGTCCGTCCTCTACCGCCGCTGGTCCGACCGCGACGACCTGGTCCGGGCGGCCACCGTCCACGTCCTCGAGGAGTACCGCCTCGACACCCCCGACACCGGGAGCCTGCGCGGGGACGTCCTCGCCCTGATGCGGGAGATCAACGCCACCCGGGTCCGGTTCATCACCGTCATGGGCGCGCACCTGGCCGGCTACTACCAGGAGACCGGAACCAGCCCCGCCGACCTTCGGGACCCGTTCGTCACCGGGCGGGCGAAGGCCCTCGACGTGCTCTTCGACCGCGCCGTCGAGCGCGGCGAGATCGCACCGGAACCGCTCGCCGAACGCGTCAAGTCCCTGCCGTTCGACCTGCTGCGCCACGAGATCCTGACGACCTTCGCCCCCGTTCCCGACCACGTCCTCGAGGAGATCGTCGACACGGTCTTCCTCCCCCTGGTGCGCTGA
- a CDS encoding electron transfer flavoprotein subunit alpha/FixB family protein encodes MGEILVLVDHADGVVRKPALELLTLARRIGEPSAVVLGAGDGAGAIAAKAAEFGAAKVYVADGPEFTDQLVVPKVDALAQIAGAADAAAVLVTSSGEGKEVAARVALRLGSGIITDAVDLEAGEGGPVATQSVFAASFQVRSRVSHGTPVITVKPNSTSPEAAAAAGAVESVVVAFTGNAATVTSRTPRVSSGRPELTEAAIVVSGGRGVGAAEGFGVVEELADALGAAVGASRAAVDAGWYPHTNQVGQTGKQVSPQLYVAAGISGAIQHRAGMQTSKTIVAVNKDPEAPIFELVDYGVVGDLFTVLPQLTAETAGRKG; translated from the coding sequence ATGGGTGAGATTCTCGTCCTCGTCGACCACGCCGACGGTGTGGTCCGCAAGCCGGCCCTCGAACTGCTGACCCTGGCCCGCCGGATCGGCGAGCCGTCGGCGGTGGTGCTGGGCGCCGGTGACGGCGCCGGCGCGATCGCCGCGAAGGCCGCCGAGTTCGGTGCCGCCAAGGTGTACGTCGCCGACGGCCCGGAGTTCACCGACCAGCTGGTCGTCCCCAAGGTCGACGCGCTGGCCCAGATCGCCGGGGCCGCCGACGCCGCCGCCGTGCTGGTCACCTCCTCCGGCGAGGGCAAGGAGGTCGCCGCCCGGGTGGCGCTGCGCCTGGGTTCGGGGATCATCACGGACGCGGTGGACCTGGAGGCCGGTGAGGGTGGTCCGGTGGCGACGCAGTCGGTGTTCGCGGCGTCGTTCCAGGTGAGGTCGCGGGTGTCGCACGGTACGCCGGTGATCACGGTGAAGCCGAACTCGACGTCGCCGGAGGCCGCCGCCGCGGCGGGTGCGGTGGAGAGCGTGGTGGTGGCGTTCACCGGTAACGCGGCGACGGTGACCTCGCGTACGCCGCGGGTGTCCTCGGGTCGTCCGGAGCTGACCGAGGCCGCGATCGTGGTGTCGGGCGGTCGCGGTGTGGGTGCGGCGGAGGGCTTCGGTGTGGTGGAGGAGCTGGCGGACGCGCTGGGCGCGGCCGTGGGTGCCTCGCGGGCGGCGGTGGACGCGGGCTGGTACCCGCACACCAACCAGGTCGGTCAGACCGGCAAGCAGGTGTCCCCGCAGTTGTACGTGGCGGCGGGCATCTCGGGTGCGATCCAGCACCGGGCGGGCATGCAGACCTCGAAGACCATCGTCGCGGTGAACAAGGACCCGGAGGCCCCGATCTTCGAGCTGGTCGACTACGGCGTGGTCGGTGACCTCTTCACCGTCCTCCCGCAGCTCACCGCCGAGACGGCCGGCCGCAAGGGCTGA
- a CDS encoding DoxX family protein encodes MSSPRSSAGRAARPLAALLLLAGAAHFARPKTFDALVPRSLPGGPRAWTYASGVAELAIGTAVAVPRTRRIGGLAAAGLFVAVLPGNVKMAVDWRRRPTPYRQGAWARVPLQIPLVWWALRVGRKA; translated from the coding sequence GTGTCATCGCCCCGTTCGTCCGCCGGCCGGGCCGCGCGCCCGCTGGCAGCGCTGCTCCTGCTGGCCGGTGCGGCCCACTTCGCCCGGCCGAAGACCTTCGACGCCCTCGTCCCCCGCTCGCTGCCCGGCGGGCCCCGGGCCTGGACCTACGCGAGCGGCGTCGCGGAGCTGGCGATCGGGACGGCCGTCGCCGTGCCGCGCACCCGGAGGATCGGCGGGCTCGCCGCGGCCGGTCTCTTCGTGGCCGTCCTGCCCGGCAACGTGAAGATGGCGGTCGACTGGCGCCGCCGCCCCACCCCGTACCGGCAGGGGGCCTGGGCCCGGGTGCCGCTGCAGATCCCGCTGGTCTGGTGGGCCCTGCGGGTCGGCCGGAAGGCCTGA
- a CDS encoding DUF5709 domain-containing protein produces the protein MAATDSARGDDVYQPDGGEIVDDSGILDAQDTLTGREADPYDEGWSPPERALAVDRVGTTAEEQRAGESLAQRLSEELPDPALDLTADVGDGIGDVSDTDGEPRDGEVGATRSGRLTAPSGRNPTTFAEDVGIDGAAASAEEAAVHIIPADGEFL, from the coding sequence ATGGCAGCGACGGACAGCGCGAGGGGCGACGACGTCTACCAGCCCGACGGCGGCGAGATCGTCGACGACAGCGGCATCCTGGACGCCCAGGACACGCTCACCGGGCGGGAGGCCGACCCGTACGACGAGGGCTGGTCGCCACCGGAACGCGCGCTCGCGGTCGACCGCGTCGGTACGACGGCGGAGGAGCAACGGGCCGGGGAGAGCCTGGCCCAGCGCCTGTCCGAGGAGCTCCCGGACCCGGCCCTGGACCTTACGGCCGACGTCGGGGACGGGATCGGCGACGTCTCCGACACCGACGGGGAACCGCGGGACGGCGAGGTCGGAGCCACCCGCTCGGGCCGGCTGACCGCCCCCTCGGGGCGCAATCCCACCACCTTCGCCGAGGATGTGGGCATCGACGGCGCGGCCGCCTCCGCGGAGGAGGCCGCCGTCCACATCATCCCGGCCGACGGCGAATTCCTCTGA
- a CDS encoding YihY/virulence factor BrkB family protein yields the protein MASPSRPEHPAGAPQAAVGAGPSPLVRRKAPATPYELSARSWRSVLLRTGRECLADELPDRAAALTYYGVLAIFPALLVLVSLLGAIGRSATERILDSLQDLAPGPAREILREAVDQPQNAGAPGSVVALLGLATAVWAASGYVGAFIRSANAVYDIAEGRPVWKLTPLRLGLTVLLMVLLAASAVIVVFTGPLADRVGRALGIGATALTVWTVAKWPVLVLLVVLMIALLYWAAPNVRGRGFRWVTPGSVLSVLLWLAASAGFGLYVATFGSYNRTYGTLAGVVVFLVWLWLSNFAILLGLQFDAELSRARAIAGGLPEDEEPYVAPRDTSTWPPGPKG from the coding sequence ATGGCATCCCCGTCCAGACCCGAGCACCCCGCCGGCGCCCCGCAGGCCGCCGTCGGCGCCGGCCCCTCGCCGCTGGTGCGGCGCAAGGCCCCGGCCACCCCCTACGAGCTGTCCGCCCGGTCCTGGCGGAGCGTCCTGCTGCGCACGGGCCGCGAGTGCCTGGCGGACGAGCTGCCGGACCGGGCCGCCGCCCTCACCTACTACGGCGTGCTGGCGATCTTCCCCGCACTGCTGGTGCTGGTCTCGCTGCTGGGGGCGATCGGCCGGTCGGCGACCGAGCGGATCCTCGACAGCCTCCAGGACCTCGCACCGGGCCCGGCCCGGGAGATCCTGCGCGAGGCCGTCGACCAGCCCCAGAACGCCGGCGCCCCCGGTTCGGTCGTGGCACTGCTGGGGCTGGCGACCGCCGTCTGGGCCGCCTCCGGCTACGTGGGAGCCTTCATCCGCTCCGCCAACGCCGTCTACGACATCGCCGAGGGACGTCCGGTCTGGAAGCTCACCCCGCTGCGGCTCGGGCTGACCGTGCTGCTGATGGTGCTGCTCGCCGCGAGCGCCGTGATCGTCGTCTTCACCGGACCGCTGGCGGACCGCGTAGGCCGGGCCCTGGGCATCGGGGCCACCGCACTGACCGTGTGGACCGTCGCCAAGTGGCCCGTCCTGGTGCTGCTCGTCGTGCTGATGATCGCGCTGCTGTACTGGGCCGCGCCCAACGTGCGCGGGCGGGGCTTCCGCTGGGTCACCCCCGGCAGCGTGCTCTCCGTGCTGCTCTGGCTGGCCGCGTCCGCCGGGTTCGGCCTCTACGTGGCCACCTTCGGCTCCTACAACCGCACGTACGGGACGCTCGCCGGCGTCGTGGTCTTCCTGGTCTGGCTCTGGCTCTCCAACTTCGCGATCCTGCTCGGGCTCCAGTTCGACGCCGAACTCTCCCGCGCCCGCGCGATCGCCGGCGGCCTCCCCGAGGATGAGGAGCCGTACGTGGCTCCGCGCGACACCAGCACCTGGCCGCCCGGGCCGAAGGGCTGA
- a CDS encoding electron transfer flavoprotein subunit beta/FixA family protein — MSLRIVVCVKYVPDATGDRRFADDRTTDREGVDGLLSELDEYGVEQALRIAEAHGDAEVTVLTVGPDDAKDALRKALSMGADKAVHVNDDDIHGTDVIGTSAIIAKALEQTGFDLVVGGMASTDGTMGVLPALLAERLGVPQLTLLSEVAVEGTTVRGRRDGDAATEQVEAQLPAVVSVTDQSGEARYPSFKGIMAAKKKPVQSFDLDDLGIDAEEVGLAGAWTAVEAVTARPARTAGTVVKDEGEGGKALAAYLAEQKFI, encoded by the coding sequence GTGAGCTTGAGGATCGTTGTCTGTGTGAAGTACGTGCCCGACGCGACCGGTGACCGGCGCTTCGCGGACGACCGCACCACCGACCGGGAGGGCGTCGACGGCCTCCTGTCGGAGTTGGACGAGTACGGCGTGGAGCAGGCGCTGCGGATCGCGGAGGCGCACGGCGACGCCGAGGTGACGGTGCTGACGGTGGGCCCGGACGACGCGAAGGACGCGCTGCGCAAGGCCCTGTCGATGGGCGCCGACAAGGCCGTCCACGTGAACGACGACGACATCCACGGCACCGACGTGATCGGCACCTCGGCGATCATCGCGAAGGCGCTGGAGCAGACCGGTTTCGACCTGGTGGTCGGCGGCATGGCCTCCACCGACGGCACCATGGGCGTGCTGCCCGCGCTGCTCGCCGAGCGCCTGGGCGTGCCGCAGCTGACCCTGCTGTCCGAGGTCGCCGTCGAGGGCACCACGGTCAGGGGCCGGCGCGACGGGGACGCCGCCACCGAGCAGGTCGAGGCGCAGCTGCCCGCCGTCGTCTCGGTGACCGACCAGTCCGGCGAGGCCCGCTACCCCTCCTTCAAGGGCATCATGGCCGCGAAGAAGAAGCCGGTGCAGTCCTTCGACCTGGACGACCTGGGCATCGATGCCGAGGAGGTCGGCCTGGCCGGCGCCTGGACCGCGGTGGAGGCCGTCACGGCCCGCCCCGCGCGCACCGCCGGCACCGTCGTCAAGGACGAGGGCGAGGGCGGCAAGGCGCTCGCCGCCTACCTCGCCGAGCAGAAGTTCATCTGA
- a CDS encoding baeRF3 domain-containing protein, with the protein MHSAELTPSVLAELRRPRRYPAVSVVMPTHRSEPDNAQDPVRLRNLVAEAKSRLQADEAVSRADRLDLVQQLDQAVAEVDLVHAEDGLLIFAAPGEHQVWSLPRAVPERVVFSETFLTRNLVAAQAAAAPFWVLTVSAERAALFGGAGPRLAEAVDRGFPVELQPDLPDVERKERIGDVPSTFRDEQTRHYLREADTTLAAVLEADPRPLYVLGEAAALAVLEEIGTAAKTAVAQVPRGGLGRASVAAVREAVAGAIKDQAARAVVQAKERLDQALGVKALAAGIDEVWQSVAEGRAALVVLEEDYWEPVRVTDNHLVPAPAGEPDVRDDMVDEIVERALDTGAQVEFVPTGELAGQGRIAAVLRY; encoded by the coding sequence ATGCACTCTGCCGAGCTCACGCCGTCCGTCCTCGCCGAGCTCCGCCGGCCGCGCCGCTACCCGGCGGTCTCGGTGGTCATGCCCACGCACCGCAGCGAGCCCGACAACGCCCAGGACCCGGTGCGCCTGCGCAACCTGGTCGCGGAGGCGAAGAGCCGTCTGCAGGCCGACGAGGCGGTCTCCCGGGCCGACCGGCTGGACCTGGTCCAGCAGCTCGACCAGGCGGTCGCCGAGGTCGACCTGGTGCACGCCGAGGACGGCCTGCTGATCTTCGCCGCTCCCGGCGAGCACCAGGTCTGGTCGCTCCCGCGGGCGGTGCCCGAGCGGGTGGTGTTCTCCGAGACCTTCCTGACCCGCAACCTGGTCGCCGCCCAGGCCGCCGCCGCGCCCTTCTGGGTGCTCACCGTCTCCGCCGAGCGCGCGGCGCTGTTCGGCGGCGCCGGCCCGCGGCTGGCCGAGGCCGTCGACCGCGGATTCCCGGTGGAGCTGCAGCCGGACCTGCCGGACGTCGAGCGCAAGGAGCGGATCGGCGACGTGCCGAGCACCTTCCGGGACGAGCAGACCCGGCACTACCTGCGCGAGGCGGACACCACGCTCGCGGCCGTTCTGGAGGCCGACCCGCGCCCGCTCTACGTGCTGGGCGAGGCGGCCGCCCTCGCCGTGCTGGAGGAGATCGGGACGGCGGCCAAGACCGCCGTGGCCCAGGTGCCCAGAGGCGGGCTCGGCCGGGCCTCGGTGGCGGCGGTGCGCGAGGCGGTGGCCGGGGCGATCAAGGACCAGGCGGCCCGCGCGGTCGTCCAGGCCAAGGAGCGGCTCGACCAGGCGCTGGGCGTCAAGGCGCTGGCGGCGGGCATCGACGAGGTGTGGCAGAGCGTGGCCGAGGGCCGGGCCGCGCTGGTGGTGCTGGAGGAGGACTACTGGGAGCCGGTGCGGGTCACCGACAACCACCTCGTCCCGGCGCCCGCGGGCGAGCCGGACGTGCGCGACGACATGGTCGACGAGATCGTCGAGCGGGCCCTGGACACCGGCGCCCAGGTGGAGTTCGTGCCCACCGGGGAGCTGGCCGGTCAGGGCCGGATCGCGGCCGTCCTGCGCTACTGA
- a CDS encoding MFS transporter: MSTPPGIAPAPAAAGPAPAPAPPRTLRAAWPALAGLSAVFLFEMLDNSILNVALPTIGRELHASTVALQWVTNAYAVTYGGLMLLLGATADRFGRRRIMLVGLVLLGTASLATAFVTTAEQLIAVRALTGVAAAMTTPGSMALAFRLFEEDGLRVRAATLISTVGLVGLAIGPTVGGFVLAVAPWQVLLLVNVPIAALAVVGVRAGIAADEAADLHRGPLDVLGAALGTAAIVLALVAPTLFVTEGAGSWRPWTAAAAAATGAVLFLLRQRSARHPLLDLELVARPLVSSGLAHKAAAGLATAGLGYLVTLQLQLDWGWTPAAAALGMLPQVVVLVAGGAFVDPFVQRVGLDRAARLSATAVVSGLALYSLLGRFGYPWVAAALVLVAAGMRVVGVVAGVNVLRGLPKNRTTIGAALTDTAAEVTSGVGIAVCGTVLAALFTGGIAASGWSPRQTAQFQEAVTVAGLLLTVAAAALVGWAALRTRHAADGRADEPGGATTGA, from the coding sequence ATGAGCACTCCCCCCGGGATCGCCCCCGCACCCGCGGCGGCCGGCCCCGCACCCGCCCCCGCCCCGCCCCGCACCCTCCGCGCGGCCTGGCCGGCCCTCGCCGGACTGTCGGCGGTGTTCCTGTTCGAAATGCTGGACAACTCGATCCTGAACGTCGCCCTGCCCACGATCGGACGCGAGCTGCACGCCTCGACGGTCGCGCTGCAGTGGGTGACCAACGCGTACGCCGTGACCTACGGCGGGCTGATGCTCCTCCTCGGCGCGACGGCCGACCGGTTCGGCCGGCGACGGATCATGCTCGTCGGCCTGGTGCTGCTCGGCACGGCGAGCCTGGCGACCGCGTTCGTCACCACCGCCGAGCAACTGATCGCCGTCCGCGCGCTGACCGGCGTGGCGGCGGCGATGACCACACCGGGCTCGATGGCGCTGGCCTTCCGGCTGTTCGAGGAGGACGGCCTGCGGGTCCGGGCGGCGACCCTGATCTCGACCGTCGGCCTGGTCGGCCTCGCGATCGGCCCGACGGTCGGCGGCTTCGTGCTGGCGGTCGCCCCCTGGCAGGTCCTGCTGCTGGTCAACGTGCCGATCGCGGCGCTGGCGGTCGTCGGCGTCCGGGCCGGCATCGCCGCCGACGAGGCGGCCGACCTGCACCGCGGCCCGTTGGACGTCCTCGGTGCGGCGCTGGGCACGGCGGCGATCGTGCTCGCACTCGTCGCGCCCACCCTGTTCGTGACCGAGGGCGCCGGATCCTGGCGGCCCTGGACGGCCGCCGCCGCGGCCGCCACGGGGGCCGTACTCTTCCTGCTGCGCCAGCGCTCGGCGCGCCACCCGCTGCTCGACCTGGAGCTCGTCGCCCGCCCCCTGGTTTCGAGCGGCCTGGCCCACAAGGCCGCGGCCGGGCTCGCGACCGCCGGCCTCGGCTACCTGGTGACGCTGCAACTGCAGCTCGACTGGGGGTGGACCCCCGCCGCGGCCGCCCTCGGCATGCTGCCGCAGGTCGTCGTGCTGGTCGCCGGCGGTGCCTTCGTCGATCCCTTCGTGCAACGGGTCGGCCTCGACCGGGCCGCCCGGCTCAGTGCCACGGCGGTCGTGTCCGGGCTCGCCCTCTACAGCCTGCTGGGCCGATTCGGGTACCCCTGGGTGGCGGCCGCCCTGGTGCTGGTGGCGGCCGGGATGCGGGTGGTAGGAGTCGTCGCCGGGGTCAACGTGCTCCGCGGCCTGCCGAAGAACCGGACCACGATCGGCGCGGCGCTCACGGACACCGCCGCCGAGGTCACCTCCGGCGTCGGCATCGCCGTCTGCGGCACCGTCCTCGCGGCGCTGTTCACCGGCGGCATCGCCGCGTCCGGCTGGAGCCCACGGCAGACCGCGCAGTTCCAGGAGGCGGTCACGGTCGCCGGCCTGCTGCTCACCGTCGCGGCCGCCGCACTGGTCGGCTGGGCGGCCCTGCGCACCCGGCACGCCGCGGACGGCCGGGCGGACGAGCCCGGCGGCGCCACGACCGGCGCGTGA